From the Leptospira biflexa serovar Patoc strain 'Patoc 1 (Paris)' genome, one window contains:
- a CDS encoding helix-turn-helix domain-containing protein, with translation MACNLVYFTGNIIEYPHLMKVGYLFGFCIAPSFSVSVVRYFGIPKEKAIWNPIYLIVPILFLLYETPFYLSNAEDKIKILSDIATNDFFSELNIIQMMILGYSFFIFLRLYFRFQIEMKHFAKDIHWEGKIFYQYLLYLIIWLLFCILVCVILPGKISETISNLGISIWILGFAWHRIYLDKNIMNHLQIQKQDPSKYQKSYIPEKQMLELGKHLETIVNNKDYLFNGDLNLANIANTLGLSNHSTSQVCNRFFGKSLIDVIQEKRIEHAKIALLDTKKTVLRIGFDVGFNSKNSFIRAFKEVTKLTPTEYRNQNKS, from the coding sequence ATGGCTTGCAACCTAGTCTATTTCACAGGAAACATAATCGAATACCCTCACCTCATGAAAGTAGGCTATTTATTTGGATTCTGTATTGCTCCTAGCTTTTCGGTCTCTGTCGTTCGTTATTTTGGTATTCCCAAAGAAAAAGCCATCTGGAATCCAATTTATTTAATCGTTCCGATCCTATTTCTATTGTATGAAACACCATTTTATCTTTCAAACGCGGAAGATAAAATTAAGATATTATCCGATATCGCAACAAACGATTTTTTTAGCGAATTGAACATCATCCAAATGATGATTCTCGGTTATTCCTTCTTTATTTTTTTAAGATTGTATTTCCGATTTCAAATCGAAATGAAACATTTCGCTAAAGACATTCACTGGGAAGGAAAAATATTTTATCAATACCTCCTCTACCTTATCATTTGGCTCTTGTTTTGTATTTTGGTATGTGTTATTCTACCGGGGAAAATATCTGAAACGATTTCCAATCTAGGAATTTCCATTTGGATTCTTGGGTTTGCTTGGCATCGAATATATTTAGATAAAAATATAATGAACCATCTTCAGATTCAAAAACAGGATCCATCAAAATATCAAAAATCATACATCCCAGAAAAACAAATGTTGGAACTAGGTAAACATTTGGAAACAATAGTCAACAACAAAGATTACTTATTCAATGGGGACTTAAATCTTGCAAACATTGCAAATACACTTGGTCTATCCAATCATTCAACTTCTCAAGTATGCAATCGATTTTTTGGCAAAAGTTTGATTGATGTCATCCAAGAGAAAAGAATTGAACATGCTAAAATCGCATTACTCGATACAAAAAAAACAGTTTTGAGAATTGGATTTGATGTTGGATTTAATTCAAAAAATTCATTTATCAGAGCTTTTAAGGAAGTTACAAAATTAACTCCGACTGAGTACAGAAATCAAAACAAATCTTAG
- a CDS encoding rhodanese-like domain-containing protein: MKELVLALEKFAIFSSALDDQSNSKLKYKNSNIQLDELQKKMKKGGILLIDVRSKEEYKKGHIPEAVNIPYNEIESFKFPKNKELIVYCRGPMCLLSVNALNFLQSREMNVTRFGGGYSQWEMREV; the protein is encoded by the coding sequence ATGAAGGAATTAGTTTTAGCATTAGAAAAGTTTGCCATATTTAGTTCGGCATTGGATGACCAATCGAACTCCAAACTAAAATACAAAAACTCAAATATCCAACTCGATGAATTGCAGAAGAAAATGAAAAAAGGGGGAATCCTGCTAATAGATGTCAGATCCAAAGAAGAGTACAAAAAAGGTCATATTCCAGAAGCTGTGAACATTCCTTATAACGAAATTGAATCATTTAAATTTCCGAAAAACAAGGAACTCATCGTGTATTGTCGAGGACCTATGTGCCTGTTGTCTGTGAATGCACTCAATTTTTTACAATCAAGAGAAATGAATGTTACCAGATTTGGTGGAGGGTATAGTCAGTGGGAAATGAGAGAGGTATAA
- a CDS encoding RNA recognition motif domain-containing protein, producing the protein MSTNIYVGNLSYEMTETKLNELFSVHGAVSSAKIITDQYTGGSKGFGFIEMKDRNEADKAISDLNGKNILNREMKVNIAKPKTNNWN; encoded by the coding sequence ATGTCAACAAACATCTATGTAGGAAACCTATCGTACGAAATGACGGAAACTAAATTAAACGAACTTTTTTCAGTTCATGGCGCAGTTTCATCAGCAAAAATCATTACTGACCAGTATACTGGCGGTTCAAAAGGTTTTGGTTTTATCGAAATGAAAGACCGAAATGAAGCTGATAAAGCAATTAGCGATCTAAACGGAAAAAACATTTTAAACCGTGAAATGAAAGTGAATATTGCAAAACCAAAAACAAACAACTGGAACTAA